One genomic window of Bombus fervidus isolate BK054 chromosome 14, iyBomFerv1, whole genome shotgun sequence includes the following:
- the LOC139994263 gene encoding uncharacterized protein isoform X2 yields the protein MAGKMAAAELKHDNVSCYETVKKDVSIITLHREIECYQFRLLDLLYYLTSVSFFFIDIATDSIVFMEYFLQGEFVWGCFALSFTILPAGVIQIFSLRWYHSDGSIKNIHWLLHFLFLGVLHRYLILLYSTIYSLRNKRFVKDKNWVYRQESDICMLHLFESFMGAAPQLILQLYIMAVLRYTPLWTSLSAVVSFCSLSWAISTYTKAMHKINPDHNEATWIVLTLQGLWRAGMLISRIAVLVLTVICLKEWSLLFLGFHWLFMTIWVLLQNTDFCPTVWEERIYNCIIGFIYCFDFFNLRVGKSRYRVFVFYSVIVIENIVFLVVFVLCFKDTIKAEEIAIMTGLIIGGMIIGLMSMLFYYGKFHPSKIGGISKATDESSKTVINKAVTPRSFKQYYPNSFASSSCSIDHSPRATSEEITTDKQYLLTNIVQNSECTENGIINQICQIESEPATTAICLISECESAHNISKDENMSSSGLQKNTFSVTGDNTCEYLEIQNDCNDSNEKDIHRQKRRGICLPTTHGLDIDKDVSTKDPNSCLPLQKRRGICFSNQLILEMENDVQEKVVTNRNLVPDVSTKRDKLEECSRGNICEDINSITLLRERLETPTIFNDTCEKIATEETEKLTKELQQRDETMSCVTSIHDYENVCPLGVARPPWCIRSWKGYTDIETYIHDDSVVRDRRRDTLTSTTTGTTYSSEFSDTTCASSVLRGILKQDDYLDTLTYDLIDSRELKTSYNEDISTKRISDIDEQNPTLYIAKPVVIDDKGGMFALDTILEEHDEITTKEKFEYTQPGPDSVSTLVSTIDQIRKYTAENSPRHVYHTTGSQWEDFDPKNLIKKAQLTKALFKNDSATCNRNYINCLDESESIVRGNKAKLQKQASIAHQKDESDSKENDLYVEMSPLVPVENVKVVHNNLSEIVSSNIMNMNSTDVTRAATMPNISMQSAKSNSNNNEEKLEPSDDKRKKPINYPKRKFSLLKEKFESKSQLVYVVTPNNAIKIGQSTASSELDASKKNVSVILKKSSDCTRYDKENLAPVASFKVSHEKNTSNDRCHSNRDNIDLIYENDKSLCGSDLNLKERRHIFLEQVLSPPKLLTWNKRKSFNGSTVKKPA from the exons ATGGCCGGGAAGATGGCGGCGGCAGAGTTAAAACATGATAATGTTTCGTGCTATGAAACTGTGAAAAAAGATGTATCGATAATAACATTACACAGGGAAATAGAATGTTATCAATTTAGATTGTTAGACTTATTGTACTACTTAACTTCTGTCagtttttttttcatcgataTAGCAACAG atagtattgtatttatggaatactttttacaagGGGAATTTGTTTGGGGATGCTTTGCTTTGAGCTTTACAATTTTACCTGCAGgtgttattcaaatatttagtcTGAGATGGTATCACAGCGATGGTTCCATTAAGAACATACATTggttattacattttttattcttggGAGTATTACACAG gtatttaattttactttactcCACAATATATTCATTAAGGAACAAACGATTTGTGAAGGATAAAAATTGGGTATATAGACAGGAAagtgatatatgtatgttgCATTTATTTGAGTCATTTATGGGGGCTGCTCCACAATTAATATTGCAACTGTATATCAtggcagtattacgttatacaccattatgGACAA gtTTATCCGCTGTAGTCTCCTTTTGTTCATTGAGCTGGGCTATAAGTACATATACAAAAGCTATGCACAAAATAAATCCTGATCATAATGAAGCAACATGGATAGTACTGACTCTTCAAGGTCTTTGGCGAGCTGGAATGCTGATATCCAGAATAGCTGTTTTGGTTTTAAcagtaatttgtttaaaagaGTGGTCTTTATTGTTTCTTG GATTCCACTGGCTTTTTATGACCATTTGGGTACTTCTTCAAAACACAGACTTTTGCCCAACTGTATGGGAAGAGcgtatttataattgtattataggatttatttattgcttcgatttttttaatttacgcgTAGGCAAATCTCGGTATCGAGTATTCGTGTTTTACTCTGTCATTGTAATAGAAAACATAGTCTTTTTAGTCgtatttgtattatgttttAAAGATACGATAAAAGCTGAAGAAATAGCGATAATGACAGGTTTAATAATTGGAGGAATGATTATCGGCTTGATGAGCATGTTGTTCTACTATGGAAAATTTCACCCATCAAAAATCGGAGGTATATCTAAAGCTACCGATGAAAGCTCTAAAACCGTAATCAACAAAGCTGTCACCCCTAGATCTTTCAAACAGTATTATCCCAATTCATTCGCGTCGTCCTCTTGTTCTATTGATCATTCTCCAAGGGCTACTTCCGAGGAAATCACCACGGATAAACAGTACTTATTAACTAATATCGTACAAAATTCGGAATGTACGGAAAATGGTATTATCAACCAAATCTGTCAAATTGAAAGCGAACCAGCAACAACTGCTATTTGCCTTATTTCGGAGTGCGAGTCGGCGCACAACATTTCGAAAGACGAAAATATGTCGTCGAGCGGCCtacaaaaaaatacattttccgTAACTGGTGACAATACCTGCGAATATCTTGAAATTCAAAACGATTGTAACGATTCCAATGAGAAAGATATTCATCGCCAGAAACGCAGAGGTATTTGTTTGCCAACGACCCATGGATTAGATATAGACAAAGATGTTTCAACAAAAGATCCAAATTCTTGTCTTCCATTGCAAAAGAGACGAGGTATCTGTTTCTCAAATCAGCTTATCCTTGAAATGGAGAACGATGTCCAGGAAAAGGTTGTGACCAATAGAAATTTGGTACCGGACGTAAGTACGAAACGCGACAAATTAGAAGAATGTTCTCGTGGTAATATTTGCGAGGATATTAACAGTATTACATTGTTAAGAGAGAGATTGGAAACTCCAACGATTTTTAACGATACTTGCGAGAAAATTGCAACAGAGGAAACGGAAAAATTGACGAAGGAGTTGCAGCAGAGGGATGAAACGATGAGTTGTGTTACCTCGATCCATGACTATGAGAATGTTTGTCCTCTTGGTGTGGCTAGACCACCGTGGTGCATTCGTAGTTGGAAAGGATATACGGATATAGAAACTTACATCCATGACGATAGCGTTGTCAGAGACAGGAGAAGAGATACTTTAACAAGTACAACTACCGGCACTACTTACAGTTCTGAGTTTTCCGACACGACTTGCGCGAGTTCGGTATTAAGAGGAATTCTGAAGCAAGACGATTATCTCGACACGCTTACATATGATTTGATAGATTCTCGAGAGTTAAAAACGTCATACAATGAGGATATTTCTACGAAAAGAATCTCTGACATTGACGAACAAAACCCCACTCTGTATATCGCGAAGCCGGTGGTAATAGATGATAAAGGTGGAATGTTCGCATTGGATACCATCTTGGAGGAACATGATGAAATTAccacgaaagaaaaatttgaatataccCAACCCGGTCCTGATTCGGTTAGTACGTTAGTTAGTACGATAGATCAAATCAGGAAATATACCGCGGAAAATTCTCCTAGGCATGTCTATCATACCACGGGTAGTCAATGGGAAGACTTTGATccgaaaaatttgataaagaaGGCGCAGCTGACGAAAGCGTTGTTTAAAAATGACTCCGCTACGTGTAACagaaattacattaattgCTTGGACGAATCAGAATCGATTGTTCGAG GAAATAAAGCGAAGCTGCAAAAACAAGCTTCTATCGCACATCAAAAGGATGAATCCGATTCAAAGGAGAACGATTTATACGTTGAAATGAGTCCATTGGTACCTGTTGAAAATGTTAAGGTtgtacataataatttatccGAGATAGTATCCTCTAATATCATGAATATGAATTCTACGGATGTTACGCGGGCAGCCACTATGCCAAATATTTCCATGCAATCGGCAAAGTCGAATTCCAATAATAATGAGGAAAAATTAGAACCGTCCGACGATAAACGTAAAAAACCGATTAATTATCCGAAACGAAAATTTTCtctgttaaaagaaaaatttgaatccAAGTCGCAATTAGTTTACGTTGTTACACCGAATAATGCTATTAAAATTGGACAATCCACTGCCTCTTCGGAATTAGATGCATCGAAAAAGAATGTCTcggtaattttaaaaaagtcaTCCGATTGTACAAGGTACGACAAAGAAAATTTAGCTCCTGTCGCATCGTTTAAAGTTAGTCACGAAAAGAACACTTCGAACGATAGATGTCATTCAAATCGAGATAATATCGATCTTATTTACGAAAACGATAAGTCTTTGTGCGGCAGcgatttaaatttgaaagaaagaagacaTATATTTTTGGAGCAAGTTTTATCGCCGCCGAAATTATTAACATGGAATAAAAGAAAGTCTTTCAATGGATCTACTGTGAAAAAACCTGCATAA
- the LOC139994263 gene encoding uncharacterized protein isoform X3: MVPLRTYIGYYIFYSWEYYTGLSAVVSFCSLSWAISTYTKAMHKINPDHNEATWIVLTLQGLWRAGMLISRIAVLVLTVICLKEWSLLFLGFHWLFMTIWVLLQNTDFCPTVWEERIYNCIIGFIYCFDFFNLRVGKSRYRVFVFYSVIVIENIVFLVVFVLCFKDTIKAEEIAIMTGLIIGGMIIGLMSMLFYYGKFHPSKIGGISKATDESSKTVINKAVTPRSFKQYYPNSFASSSCSIDHSPRATSEEITTDKQYLLTNIVQNSECTENGIINQICQIESEPATTAICLISECESAHNISKDENMSSSGLQKNTFSVTGDNTCEYLEIQNDCNDSNEKDIHRQKRRGICLPTTHGLDIDKDVSTKDPNSCLPLQKRRGICFSNQLILEMENDVQEKVVTNRNLVPDVSTKRDKLEECSRGNICEDINSITLLRERLETPTIFNDTCEKIATEETEKLTKELQQRDETMSCVTSIHDYENVCPLGVARPPWCIRSWKGYTDIETYIHDDSVVRDRRRDTLTSTTTGTTYSSEFSDTTCASSVLRGILKQDDYLDTLTYDLIDSRELKTSYNEDISTKRISDIDEQNPTLYIAKPVVIDDKGGMFALDTILEEHDEITTKEKFEYTQPGPDSVSTLVSTIDQIRKYTAENSPRHVYHTTGSQWEDFDPKNLIKKAQLTKALFKNDSATCNRNYINCLDESESIVRGKCEIDTIKDLVKYCTIESIKKTPLIDAILSDSPILGNKAKLQKQASIAHQKDESDSKENDLYVEMSPLVPVENVKVVHNNLSEIVSSNIMNMNSTDVTRAATMPNISMQSAKSNSNNNEEKLEPSDDKRKKPINYPKRKFSLLKEKFESKSQLVYVVTPNNAIKIGQSTASSELDASKKNVSVILKKSSDCTRYDKENLAPVASFKVSHEKNTSNDRCHSNRDNIDLIYENDKSLCGSDLNLKERRHIFLEQVLSPPKLLTWNKRKSFNGSTVKKPA, translated from the exons ATGGTTCCATTAAGAACATACATTggttattacattttttattcttggGAGTATTACACAG gtTTATCCGCTGTAGTCTCCTTTTGTTCATTGAGCTGGGCTATAAGTACATATACAAAAGCTATGCACAAAATAAATCCTGATCATAATGAAGCAACATGGATAGTACTGACTCTTCAAGGTCTTTGGCGAGCTGGAATGCTGATATCCAGAATAGCTGTTTTGGTTTTAAcagtaatttgtttaaaagaGTGGTCTTTATTGTTTCTTG GATTCCACTGGCTTTTTATGACCATTTGGGTACTTCTTCAAAACACAGACTTTTGCCCAACTGTATGGGAAGAGcgtatttataattgtattataggatttatttattgcttcgatttttttaatttacgcgTAGGCAAATCTCGGTATCGAGTATTCGTGTTTTACTCTGTCATTGTAATAGAAAACATAGTCTTTTTAGTCgtatttgtattatgttttAAAGATACGATAAAAGCTGAAGAAATAGCGATAATGACAGGTTTAATAATTGGAGGAATGATTATCGGCTTGATGAGCATGTTGTTCTACTATGGAAAATTTCACCCATCAAAAATCGGAGGTATATCTAAAGCTACCGATGAAAGCTCTAAAACCGTAATCAACAAAGCTGTCACCCCTAGATCTTTCAAACAGTATTATCCCAATTCATTCGCGTCGTCCTCTTGTTCTATTGATCATTCTCCAAGGGCTACTTCCGAGGAAATCACCACGGATAAACAGTACTTATTAACTAATATCGTACAAAATTCGGAATGTACGGAAAATGGTATTATCAACCAAATCTGTCAAATTGAAAGCGAACCAGCAACAACTGCTATTTGCCTTATTTCGGAGTGCGAGTCGGCGCACAACATTTCGAAAGACGAAAATATGTCGTCGAGCGGCCtacaaaaaaatacattttccgTAACTGGTGACAATACCTGCGAATATCTTGAAATTCAAAACGATTGTAACGATTCCAATGAGAAAGATATTCATCGCCAGAAACGCAGAGGTATTTGTTTGCCAACGACCCATGGATTAGATATAGACAAAGATGTTTCAACAAAAGATCCAAATTCTTGTCTTCCATTGCAAAAGAGACGAGGTATCTGTTTCTCAAATCAGCTTATCCTTGAAATGGAGAACGATGTCCAGGAAAAGGTTGTGACCAATAGAAATTTGGTACCGGACGTAAGTACGAAACGCGACAAATTAGAAGAATGTTCTCGTGGTAATATTTGCGAGGATATTAACAGTATTACATTGTTAAGAGAGAGATTGGAAACTCCAACGATTTTTAACGATACTTGCGAGAAAATTGCAACAGAGGAAACGGAAAAATTGACGAAGGAGTTGCAGCAGAGGGATGAAACGATGAGTTGTGTTACCTCGATCCATGACTATGAGAATGTTTGTCCTCTTGGTGTGGCTAGACCACCGTGGTGCATTCGTAGTTGGAAAGGATATACGGATATAGAAACTTACATCCATGACGATAGCGTTGTCAGAGACAGGAGAAGAGATACTTTAACAAGTACAACTACCGGCACTACTTACAGTTCTGAGTTTTCCGACACGACTTGCGCGAGTTCGGTATTAAGAGGAATTCTGAAGCAAGACGATTATCTCGACACGCTTACATATGATTTGATAGATTCTCGAGAGTTAAAAACGTCATACAATGAGGATATTTCTACGAAAAGAATCTCTGACATTGACGAACAAAACCCCACTCTGTATATCGCGAAGCCGGTGGTAATAGATGATAAAGGTGGAATGTTCGCATTGGATACCATCTTGGAGGAACATGATGAAATTAccacgaaagaaaaatttgaatataccCAACCCGGTCCTGATTCGGTTAGTACGTTAGTTAGTACGATAGATCAAATCAGGAAATATACCGCGGAAAATTCTCCTAGGCATGTCTATCATACCACGGGTAGTCAATGGGAAGACTTTGATccgaaaaatttgataaagaaGGCGCAGCTGACGAAAGCGTTGTTTAAAAATGACTCCGCTACGTGTAACagaaattacattaattgCTTGGACGAATCAGAATCGATTGTTCGAGGTAAATGCGAAATAGACACCATCAAAGATTTAGTTAAATATTGTACGATAGAATCGATTAAGAAGACGCCTTTGATAGATGCTATACTTTCCGATTCACCCATTTTAGGAAATAAAGCGAAGCTGCAAAAACAAGCTTCTATCGCACATCAAAAGGATGAATCCGATTCAAAGGAGAACGATTTATACGTTGAAATGAGTCCATTGGTACCTGTTGAAAATGTTAAGGTtgtacataataatttatccGAGATAGTATCCTCTAATATCATGAATATGAATTCTACGGATGTTACGCGGGCAGCCACTATGCCAAATATTTCCATGCAATCGGCAAAGTCGAATTCCAATAATAATGAGGAAAAATTAGAACCGTCCGACGATAAACGTAAAAAACCGATTAATTATCCGAAACGAAAATTTTCtctgttaaaagaaaaatttgaatccAAGTCGCAATTAGTTTACGTTGTTACACCGAATAATGCTATTAAAATTGGACAATCCACTGCCTCTTCGGAATTAGATGCATCGAAAAAGAATGTCTcggtaattttaaaaaagtcaTCCGATTGTACAAGGTACGACAAAGAAAATTTAGCTCCTGTCGCATCGTTTAAAGTTAGTCACGAAAAGAACACTTCGAACGATAGATGTCATTCAAATCGAGATAATATCGATCTTATTTACGAAAACGATAAGTCTTTGTGCGGCAGcgatttaaatttgaaagaaagaagacaTATATTTTTGGAGCAAGTTTTATCGCCGCCGAAATTATTAACATGGAATAAAAGAAAGTCTTTCAATGGATCTACTGTGAAAAAACCTGCATAA
- the LOC139994271 gene encoding carbohydrate sulfotransferase 9, protein MYVFTNMFSGLQRQLILLKLVMIFVIIFMLFILLLNLLCNSYLHASKHVKIANYINNENYKHSNLISNKSTIAMFSIEEMRNIRMQLNSRKNELEQYCKIIDRTSSNLDNVLSNMIIDTTHGLSWCPIYKAASSTWMKHFATLGGVLTESAMELIRKNILQINTIVRKAFPRDRDVKKVYQKLNTTTKFLIVRHPFERLVSAYRDKLEHIEGRDYYYKRFGRHIVHKYHRYRKPNETKVEPTFTEFLRFIVEEKYFDEHWAPFIDTCEPCLIRYNYILKFDTFDRDQKFLIQELGLNKYLYEKNDLKNINPHGVTTTTLVKQYMQNVPRSLLDEINKVYENDFKLFSYLPV, encoded by the exons atgtatgtttttaCTAACATGTTCTCAGGACTACAA AGACAACTTATACTATTAAAGTTAGTTatgatatttgttataatatttatgttgtttatattattattaaatttactatGTAATTCATATTTACATGCAAGCAAACatgtaaaaattgcaaattatatcaacaatgaaaattataagcATAGTAATCTAATAAGCAATAAATCTACTATAGCCATGTTTTCAATAGAAGAGATGAGGAATATAAGAATGCAATTAAATTCTAGAAAAAATGAATTAGAACAATATTGTAAAATCATTGATAGAACAAGCTCAAACTTAGACAATGTATTATCGAATATGATTATTGATAC AACACATGGATTATCGTGGTGTCCTATATATAAAGCAGCAAGTTCTACTTGGATGAAGCACTTTGCTACACTTGGAGGTGTATTAACAGAATCAGCTATGGAATTGattcgcaaaaatattttgcagatTAATACTATTGTTAGAAAAGCATTTCCACGTGATCGAGATGTTAAAAAAGTGTATCAA AAGTTAAATACAACAACGAAATTTCTAATAGTGCGTCATCCATTTGAACGTTTAGTATCTGCATATAGGGATAAATTAGAACATATAGAAGGAagagattattattataaaagatttggacgtcatatagtacacAAATACCATCGCTATAGAAAACCAAATGAAACAAAAGTAGAACCCACGTTTACTGAATTTCTTCGATTTAtagtggaagaaaaatattttgatgaaCATTGGGCACCATTTATCGATACTTGTGAACCTTGTTTAATTCggtataattacattttaaaatttgatacttTTGATAGAGATCAAAAGTTCTTAATACAAGAATTAGGTTTAAATAAATACCTGTATGAAAAAAATgacttgaaaaatataaatccacATGGAGTTACAACTACTACTTTAGTTAAACAATACATGCAAAATGTTCCTAGATCATTGCTCGATGAAATTAACAAAGtttatgaaaatgattttaaacTTTTTTCCTATTTACCCGTATAA
- the LOC139994263 gene encoding uncharacterized protein isoform X1 codes for MAGKMAAAELKHDNVSCYETVKKDVSIITLHREIECYQFRLLDLLYYLTSVSFFFIDIATDSIVFMEYFLQGEFVWGCFALSFTILPAGVIQIFSLRWYHSDGSIKNIHWLLHFLFLGVLHRYLILLYSTIYSLRNKRFVKDKNWVYRQESDICMLHLFESFMGAAPQLILQLYIMAVLRYTPLWTSLSAVVSFCSLSWAISTYTKAMHKINPDHNEATWIVLTLQGLWRAGMLISRIAVLVLTVICLKEWSLLFLGFHWLFMTIWVLLQNTDFCPTVWEERIYNCIIGFIYCFDFFNLRVGKSRYRVFVFYSVIVIENIVFLVVFVLCFKDTIKAEEIAIMTGLIIGGMIIGLMSMLFYYGKFHPSKIGGISKATDESSKTVINKAVTPRSFKQYYPNSFASSSCSIDHSPRATSEEITTDKQYLLTNIVQNSECTENGIINQICQIESEPATTAICLISECESAHNISKDENMSSSGLQKNTFSVTGDNTCEYLEIQNDCNDSNEKDIHRQKRRGICLPTTHGLDIDKDVSTKDPNSCLPLQKRRGICFSNQLILEMENDVQEKVVTNRNLVPDVSTKRDKLEECSRGNICEDINSITLLRERLETPTIFNDTCEKIATEETEKLTKELQQRDETMSCVTSIHDYENVCPLGVARPPWCIRSWKGYTDIETYIHDDSVVRDRRRDTLTSTTTGTTYSSEFSDTTCASSVLRGILKQDDYLDTLTYDLIDSRELKTSYNEDISTKRISDIDEQNPTLYIAKPVVIDDKGGMFALDTILEEHDEITTKEKFEYTQPGPDSVSTLVSTIDQIRKYTAENSPRHVYHTTGSQWEDFDPKNLIKKAQLTKALFKNDSATCNRNYINCLDESESIVRGKCEIDTIKDLVKYCTIESIKKTPLIDAILSDSPILGNKAKLQKQASIAHQKDESDSKENDLYVEMSPLVPVENVKVVHNNLSEIVSSNIMNMNSTDVTRAATMPNISMQSAKSNSNNNEEKLEPSDDKRKKPINYPKRKFSLLKEKFESKSQLVYVVTPNNAIKIGQSTASSELDASKKNVSVILKKSSDCTRYDKENLAPVASFKVSHEKNTSNDRCHSNRDNIDLIYENDKSLCGSDLNLKERRHIFLEQVLSPPKLLTWNKRKSFNGSTVKKPA; via the exons ATGGCCGGGAAGATGGCGGCGGCAGAGTTAAAACATGATAATGTTTCGTGCTATGAAACTGTGAAAAAAGATGTATCGATAATAACATTACACAGGGAAATAGAATGTTATCAATTTAGATTGTTAGACTTATTGTACTACTTAACTTCTGTCagtttttttttcatcgataTAGCAACAG atagtattgtatttatggaatactttttacaagGGGAATTTGTTTGGGGATGCTTTGCTTTGAGCTTTACAATTTTACCTGCAGgtgttattcaaatatttagtcTGAGATGGTATCACAGCGATGGTTCCATTAAGAACATACATTggttattacattttttattcttggGAGTATTACACAG gtatttaattttactttactcCACAATATATTCATTAAGGAACAAACGATTTGTGAAGGATAAAAATTGGGTATATAGACAGGAAagtgatatatgtatgttgCATTTATTTGAGTCATTTATGGGGGCTGCTCCACAATTAATATTGCAACTGTATATCAtggcagtattacgttatacaccattatgGACAA gtTTATCCGCTGTAGTCTCCTTTTGTTCATTGAGCTGGGCTATAAGTACATATACAAAAGCTATGCACAAAATAAATCCTGATCATAATGAAGCAACATGGATAGTACTGACTCTTCAAGGTCTTTGGCGAGCTGGAATGCTGATATCCAGAATAGCTGTTTTGGTTTTAAcagtaatttgtttaaaagaGTGGTCTTTATTGTTTCTTG GATTCCACTGGCTTTTTATGACCATTTGGGTACTTCTTCAAAACACAGACTTTTGCCCAACTGTATGGGAAGAGcgtatttataattgtattataggatttatttattgcttcgatttttttaatttacgcgTAGGCAAATCTCGGTATCGAGTATTCGTGTTTTACTCTGTCATTGTAATAGAAAACATAGTCTTTTTAGTCgtatttgtattatgttttAAAGATACGATAAAAGCTGAAGAAATAGCGATAATGACAGGTTTAATAATTGGAGGAATGATTATCGGCTTGATGAGCATGTTGTTCTACTATGGAAAATTTCACCCATCAAAAATCGGAGGTATATCTAAAGCTACCGATGAAAGCTCTAAAACCGTAATCAACAAAGCTGTCACCCCTAGATCTTTCAAACAGTATTATCCCAATTCATTCGCGTCGTCCTCTTGTTCTATTGATCATTCTCCAAGGGCTACTTCCGAGGAAATCACCACGGATAAACAGTACTTATTAACTAATATCGTACAAAATTCGGAATGTACGGAAAATGGTATTATCAACCAAATCTGTCAAATTGAAAGCGAACCAGCAACAACTGCTATTTGCCTTATTTCGGAGTGCGAGTCGGCGCACAACATTTCGAAAGACGAAAATATGTCGTCGAGCGGCCtacaaaaaaatacattttccgTAACTGGTGACAATACCTGCGAATATCTTGAAATTCAAAACGATTGTAACGATTCCAATGAGAAAGATATTCATCGCCAGAAACGCAGAGGTATTTGTTTGCCAACGACCCATGGATTAGATATAGACAAAGATGTTTCAACAAAAGATCCAAATTCTTGTCTTCCATTGCAAAAGAGACGAGGTATCTGTTTCTCAAATCAGCTTATCCTTGAAATGGAGAACGATGTCCAGGAAAAGGTTGTGACCAATAGAAATTTGGTACCGGACGTAAGTACGAAACGCGACAAATTAGAAGAATGTTCTCGTGGTAATATTTGCGAGGATATTAACAGTATTACATTGTTAAGAGAGAGATTGGAAACTCCAACGATTTTTAACGATACTTGCGAGAAAATTGCAACAGAGGAAACGGAAAAATTGACGAAGGAGTTGCAGCAGAGGGATGAAACGATGAGTTGTGTTACCTCGATCCATGACTATGAGAATGTTTGTCCTCTTGGTGTGGCTAGACCACCGTGGTGCATTCGTAGTTGGAAAGGATATACGGATATAGAAACTTACATCCATGACGATAGCGTTGTCAGAGACAGGAGAAGAGATACTTTAACAAGTACAACTACCGGCACTACTTACAGTTCTGAGTTTTCCGACACGACTTGCGCGAGTTCGGTATTAAGAGGAATTCTGAAGCAAGACGATTATCTCGACACGCTTACATATGATTTGATAGATTCTCGAGAGTTAAAAACGTCATACAATGAGGATATTTCTACGAAAAGAATCTCTGACATTGACGAACAAAACCCCACTCTGTATATCGCGAAGCCGGTGGTAATAGATGATAAAGGTGGAATGTTCGCATTGGATACCATCTTGGAGGAACATGATGAAATTAccacgaaagaaaaatttgaatataccCAACCCGGTCCTGATTCGGTTAGTACGTTAGTTAGTACGATAGATCAAATCAGGAAATATACCGCGGAAAATTCTCCTAGGCATGTCTATCATACCACGGGTAGTCAATGGGAAGACTTTGATccgaaaaatttgataaagaaGGCGCAGCTGACGAAAGCGTTGTTTAAAAATGACTCCGCTACGTGTAACagaaattacattaattgCTTGGACGAATCAGAATCGATTGTTCGAGGTAAATGCGAAATAGACACCATCAAAGATTTAGTTAAATATTGTACGATAGAATCGATTAAGAAGACGCCTTTGATAGATGCTATACTTTCCGATTCACCCATTTTAGGAAATAAAGCGAAGCTGCAAAAACAAGCTTCTATCGCACATCAAAAGGATGAATCCGATTCAAAGGAGAACGATTTATACGTTGAAATGAGTCCATTGGTACCTGTTGAAAATGTTAAGGTtgtacataataatttatccGAGATAGTATCCTCTAATATCATGAATATGAATTCTACGGATGTTACGCGGGCAGCCACTATGCCAAATATTTCCATGCAATCGGCAAAGTCGAATTCCAATAATAATGAGGAAAAATTAGAACCGTCCGACGATAAACGTAAAAAACCGATTAATTATCCGAAACGAAAATTTTCtctgttaaaagaaaaatttgaatccAAGTCGCAATTAGTTTACGTTGTTACACCGAATAATGCTATTAAAATTGGACAATCCACTGCCTCTTCGGAATTAGATGCATCGAAAAAGAATGTCTcggtaattttaaaaaagtcaTCCGATTGTACAAGGTACGACAAAGAAAATTTAGCTCCTGTCGCATCGTTTAAAGTTAGTCACGAAAAGAACACTTCGAACGATAGATGTCATTCAAATCGAGATAATATCGATCTTATTTACGAAAACGATAAGTCTTTGTGCGGCAGcgatttaaatttgaaagaaagaagacaTATATTTTTGGAGCAAGTTTTATCGCCGCCGAAATTATTAACATGGAATAAAAGAAAGTCTTTCAATGGATCTACTGTGAAAAAACCTGCATAA